From a single Solanum dulcamara chromosome 4, daSolDulc1.2, whole genome shotgun sequence genomic region:
- the LOC129886110 gene encoding probable galacturonosyltransferase-like 7, protein MFNKKKMTWFIETSRFMITVPIVIILAYPFLQSCPPAEAIKSSNSDHVPLFNYRKSPNFKNSPKCTTFPTSSITTKICNPSLVHISMTLDTKFLRGSVAAIHSILQHSHCPENLFFHFISSDTINLEPHLGKIFPLLSFKIYYFNPGIVQNKISSSIRQALEHPLNYARNYLDDLLESCVERVIYLDSDIILVDDISNLWRTSLGLSTVGSPQYCHANFTNYFTPKFWSHKKFFRAFHGRKPCYFNTGVMVIDLIKWRKYRYTKKLERWMKIQRVHRIYELGSLPPFLLVFAGKIAPIHQRWNQHGLGGDNLSGNCRNIHAGPVSLLHWSGGGKPWLRLDSGKSCPLDELWARYDLHGYK, encoded by the exons ATGTtcaacaagaaaaaaatgactTGGTTTATTGAAACTTCAAGATTTATGATCACTGTTCCAATTGTGATCATTTTGGCTTATCCTTTTCTACAATCTTGCCCTCCTGCAGAAGCAATAAAATCATCCAATTCAGATCATGTTCCTCTGTTTAACTATAGAAAGTCACCAAATTTCAAGAACTCACCAAAATGTACAACATTTCCCACAAGTTCAATTACCACAAAGATTTGTAATCCTTCTTTAGTCCATATTTCAATGACCCTTGACACTAAATTCCTCCGTGGATCGGTGGCTGCAATTCATTCAATCCTTCAGCATTCTCACTGTCCTGAAAATCTCTTCTTCCATTTCATTTCATCAGACACTATAAATCTTGAACCCCACTTGGGAAAAATCTTCCCTTTATTGTCATTCAAGATTTACTATTTCAATCCAGGGATTGTGCAGAACAAGATTTCTTCTAGCATAAGGCAAGCTCTTGAACATCCATTGAATTATGCAAGGAATTACTTAGATGATTTGTTAGAGTCCTGTGTCGAAAGGGTCATATACTTAGATTCCGATATCATTTTAGTCGATGACATATCTAATCTATGGAGAACAAGTCTTGGATTATCAACTGTTGGATCACCTCAGTACTGCCATGCGAATTTCACCAACTATTTTACCCCAAAATTTTGGTCTCACAAGAAGTTTTTTCGCGCATTCCATGGTCGGAAACCTTGTTACTTCAACACag GTGTAATGGTGATTGATTTGATTAAATGGAGGAAGTACAGATACACAAAGAAACTAGAAAGATGGATGAAGATTCAGAGAGTGCATAGGATATATGAGCTTGGTTCATTGCCACCATTTTTATTGGTATTTGCAGGGAAGATAGCACCAATTCACCAAAGATGGAACCAGCATGGACTTGGAGGGGATAATTTGAGTGGAAATTGCAGAAATATACATGCTGGTCCTGTTAGTTTGTTGCATTGGAGTGGAGGTGGCAAACCTTGGCTCAGGCTGGATTCTGGCAAATCTTGTCCTCTAGACGAGCTCTGGGCTCGCTATGACTTGCATGGCTACAAATAG
- the LOC129886111 gene encoding GATA transcription factor 17-like, whose amino-acid sequence MDPTQKEESSGSETTGTTKSCSDCKTTKTPLWRSGPSGPKSLCNACGIKYRKKKSSPIGLNKGPTKKKEKLISNSSSTDEVAYCKKGKIGNGKDEKLSKVLRVKLMMLGKEVVILQRQRSSMKKPRNQRKLDEVEKAAVLLMALSCGSVFG is encoded by the exons ATGGATCCGACCCAAAAG GAAGAATCTTCGGGTAGTGAGACAACTGGGACCACAAAATCTTGCTCTGATTGCAAAACTACGAAGACACCCTTATGGAGATCTGGTCCTTCTGGGCCTAAA TCGCTGTGCAATGCTTGTGGGATCAAATACAGGAAGAAAAAGAGTAGCCCAATTGGGTTAAACAAAGGGCCAacgaagaagaaagagaaactcATTTCAAACAGTAGCAGTACTGACGAGGTTGCGTACTGCAAGAAGGGTAAAATCGGAAATGGAAAAGATGAGAAGCTAAGCAAAGTATTGAGGGTGAAATTGATGATGTTGGGGAAAGAAGTAGTGATATTACAGAGGCAGAGATCTTCAATGAAGAAGCCGAGAAATcaaagaaaacttgatgaagttGAAAAAGCTGCTGTTCTATTGATGGCTCTGTCTTGTGGCTCTGTTTTTGGCTAA